TGTTCCTGATCGCCGGCGTCGGCAGTCTCGTCCTCGGCACGCTGCTCGGCGCGATGCGGGTCTCCCCCGTCCCGGCGCTGCGGGCCTTCGGCGCCACGTACGTCAACCTGGTCCGCAACACCCCGTTGACGCTGGTCTTCGCGTTCCTGGTGTTCGCGGTGCCGAAGCTCGACGTCAACATCGACTACTTCCCCAGCGCCTGCATCGCACTGATCGCCTACACCTCGGCGTTCGTCTGCGAGGTGGTCCGTTCCGGCGTGAACACCGTCGCCGCCGGCCAGGCAGAGGCGGCCCGGGCACTGGGCATGACCTTCGGTCAGGTGCTCACGCTGATCGTGCTGCCGCAGGCACTGCGGGCCATGGTCCCGCCGATGATGAGCGTGTTC
This genomic stretch from Micromonospora krabiensis harbors:
- a CDS encoding amino acid ABC transporter permease is translated as MGEFFRVLTDNADLFRDGFINTVKLFLIAGVGSLVLGTLLGAMRVSPVPALRAFGATYVNLVRNTPLTLVFAFLVFAVPKLDVNIDYFPSACIALIAYTSAFVCEVVRSGVNTVAAGQAEAARALGMTFGQVLTLIVLPQALRAMVPPMMSVFIAMLKNTTIAAGFSVLEAGAIPAYMAERGEPQFAVLLWITIGFLILILPLVVLQRVLERKWRVAR